In Aspergillus flavus chromosome 3, complete sequence, one genomic interval encodes:
- the msnA gene encoding msnA produces MDATYTMAPTVQGQPSFAYYPTADSQRQQYTSHPAEPQPYYGQIQAFPQQHCLPEQQPVYNAQPMMNMHQMATTNAFRGAMNMTPIASPQPSHLKPTIVVQQGSPALMPLDTRFVGDYYSFPSTPPLSTAGSSISSPPSSSGTLHTPINDCFFSFEKVEGVKEGCESDVHAELLASADWTRSATSPPMTPVFINANSLTASQSSDFLSAHGSCPSLSPSPSPVSSLFTPSQSAFPVEQATSDFCDPRQLTVESSVNTSSPAELPPLPTLSCDEEEPKVVLGSEAVTLPVHENPSPAYTSSTEDPLSSLPTFDSFSDLDSEDEFVNRLVDFHPSGNTYYVGEKRQRLSAYSFDDEEFLSEHSLEDSSDDLELAHSGLSFLGCADFAPAQSDASETSDEMKTKKRSNSRKSLKRANSEDQDALKKAQAPINSRANSTEANVAQQAAAPSCSASEANVSSSCEAPSVPVSVNRRGRKQSLTDDPSKTFVCSLCSRRFRRQEHLKRHYRSLHTQDKPFECNECGKKFSRSDNLAQHARTHAGGSIVMGVLDTNNASERYDNRDASTMGAVLYEAAHAAATKSTTSESSEDGVSDAPSIDRRSAKKRKRDEHV; encoded by the exons ATGGACGCTACATACACCATGGCACCAACGGTGCAAGGACAACCATCATTTGCATACTACCCCACTGCTGATTCACAAAGACAACAATACACAAGCCACCCGGCTGAGCCCCAGCCATACTATGGACAGATTCAGGCCTTCCCTCAGCAACACTGCCTCCCAGAGCAACAACCGGTCTACAATGCTCAACCCATGATGAACATGCATCAGATGGCTACCACCAATGCCTTCCGCGGAGCAATGAACATGACTCCCATCGCCTCTCCCCAACCATCTCACCTGAAGCCCACAATCGTCGTCCAGCAGGGTTCCCCAGCCCTCATGCCTTTGGACACAAGGTTCGTCGGTGACTACTATAGCTTCCCTTCTACCCCTCCACTCTCCACCGCGGGAAGTTCTATCAGCAGCCCGCCATCCAGCAGTGGCACCTTGCACACCCCAATCAACGActgcttcttctcattcGAAAAGGTGGAGGGTGTAAAGGAGGGTTGTGAAAGTGACGTCCATGCCGAGCTTTTGGCCAGTGCCGACTGGACTCGGTCAGCAACTTCGCCTCCCATGACTCCTG TCTTCATCAACGCCAATTCTCTCACCGCCAGTCAGAGCTCAGACTTCCTCTCTGCCCACGGGTCTTgcccctctctttctccttcgccttctcctgtATCTTCCTTGTTTACTCCGTCTCAGTCGGCTTTCCCTGTTGAGCAGGCCACCTCCGACTTCTGTGACCCTCGGCAGCTGACTGTCGAGTCTTCCGTCAACACATCCTCTCCCGCTGAGCTTCCTCCTTTGCCCACTCTCTCCTGCGATGAGGAGGAACCGAAGGTGGTCCTGGGAAGCGAGGCTGTGACTTTGCCAGTTCATGAGAACCCATCACCCGCTTACACTAGCTCTACCGAGGACCCCCTCAGTTCGTTGCCCACTTTTGACAGCTTCTCCGACCTTGATTCGGAGGACGAGTTTGTCAACCGCTTGGTTGACTTCCATCCCAGCGGTAATACTTACTACGTGGGCGAAAAGAGACAGCGCCTCAGCGCATACTCCTTCGATGACGAGGAGTTCTTGAGCGAGCACAGCTTGGAAGATTCTTCAGACGACCTGGAGTTGGCCCACTCTGGCCTTTCTTTCCTGGGATGCGCCGATTTCGCTCCGGCTCAAAGTGATGCCAGCGAGACCTCTGACGagatgaagacaaagaagcGAAGCAACTCCCGCAAGTCTCTCAAGAGAGCAAACTCTGAGGACCAGGATGCTCTCAAGAAGGCACAGGCACCGATCAACAGCCGGGCCAACAGCACAGAGGCCAACGTGGCTCAGCAGGCAGCTGCTCCGTCCTGCTCAGCCTCGGAAGCCAATGTATCTAGCTCCTGCGAGGCCCCATCTGTTCCTGTGTCGGTCAACCGCCGGGGTCGTAAGCAATCCCTGACGGATGATCCTTCCAAGACCTTTGTCTGCTCTCTCTGCTCTCGTCGTTTCCGTCGTCAGGAGCACCTTAAGCGTCACTACCGCTCTCTGCACACCCAAGACAAGCCCTTCGAGTGCAACGAGTGTGGTAAGAAGTTTTCTCGGAGTGACAACCTTGCGCAGCATGCCAGGACCCATGCCGGTGGCTCTATCGTGATGGGTGTCCTGGACACGAACAACGCATCTGAACGGTATGATAATCGCGACGCGAGTACCATGGGTGCTGTGCTCTATGAAGCTGCCCACGCTGCGGCGACCAAGTCGACGACTAGCGAATCATCCGAAGATGGTGTTTCTGACGCACCCTCTATCGATCGTCGGTCCGCcaagaagcgcaagcgtGACGAGCACGTTTAG
- a CDS encoding thioredoxin-like protein (thioredoxin, putative) — protein sequence MSSPVHISSKEQFSTLLTKSRFVVADFYADWCGPCKAIAPAYEQLAAQLSRPNRITFTKINVDHQQDLAKAYGVTAMPTFIVFERGRPTSTVKGADPQKLSEVVRKLASEASKPDDGGEGSSGSSDADWIGLAAPKGYADITDQYDPKGLELLNRDSEFGTAKTLFETSKPSALNNGKGKAKDWVESDTDEQLMLFVPFQSTLKVHSLQITSLPPSDGDELPMRPQTIHLYTNRSHVLGFDEAEGIDPVQTVTIQPEDWDKKTGTAKIDLRFVKFQRVTSLIMFFVDGDGDSEKLRVDRIRIFGEAGEKREMGKLEKIGDEPGE from the exons ATGTCGAGCCCCGTTCATATCTCCTCCAAGGAGCAGTTCAGCACCCTGCTGACGAAGTCTCGCTTTGTTGTCGCGGACT TCTACGCAGACTGGTGCGGACCATGCAAAGCCATCGCCCCTGCATATGAGCAGCTGGCAGCCCAGCTGTCACGCCCGAACCGAATCACCTTCACCAAGATCAACGTCGATCACCAACAGGACCTTGCTAAGGCCTACGGAGTGACAGC CATGCCCACCTTCATCGTGTTCGAGCGCGGCCGTCCAACCTCCACCGTCAAAGGCGCCGACCCCCAGAAGCTGTCGGAGGTGGTCCGCAAACTCGCATCGGAGGCCAGCAAACCCGACGACGGCGGCGAGGGCTCATCAGGCAGCTCCGACGCAGATTGGATCGGGCTGGCCGCACCGAAAGGCTACGCCGACATCACGGACCAGTACGATCCCAAGGGCCTGGAGCTGCTGAACCGGGACAGCGAGTTCGGAACGGCGAAGACACTCTTCGAGACTTCGAAGCCGTCGGCGCTGAACAACGGCAAGGGAAAGGCTAAGGATTGGGTCGAGAGCGATACCGATGAACAGCTTATGCTCTTTGTTCCGTTCCAGTCGACGCTCAAGGTGCATTCGTTGCAGATTACTTCGTTGCCTCCcagtgatggtgatgagctTCCCATGCGCCCGCAGACGATCCATCTCTACACGAACCGCTCGCATGTCCTGGGCTTTGACGAGGCGGAGGGTATCGATCCTGTGCAGACGGTGACTATCCAGCCTGAAGATTGGGATAAGAAGACCGGAACGGCCAAGATTGATTTGCGGTTTGTCAAATTCCAGAGGGTTACGTCGTTGATCATGTTCTTtgtggatggggatggggacAGTGAAAAGCTGCGCGTGGACCGTATCCGTATCTTTGGTGAGGCAGGcgaaaagagagagatgggcaagctggagaagattggtGATGAGCCTGGTGAATAA